A region from the Curtobacterium sp. MCBA15_012 genome encodes:
- a CDS encoding acetolactate synthase large subunit has translation MPTEATPLSAAAGTRRSPETLTGSGAVLRTLEHLGITDVFGLPGGAIIPFYDELMASTTIRHILVRHEQGAGHAAEGYASASGKVGVAIATSGPGATNLVTAIADAYMDSVPFIAITGQVFSTLMGTDAFQEADIVGITMPITKHSFLVTDPADIPATLAAAHQIATTGRPGPVLVDITKDAQQKSAPYVWPPKVDLPGYRPVTKAHGKQITAAAQLLAAAERPVLYVGGGVIRSGATAELLRFAEATNTPVVTTLMARGAFPDSHPQHLGMPGMHGTVPAVLGLQDSDLLIALGARFDDRVTGKADEFAPDAKVVHVDIDPAEISKIRFADVPIVGDAREVLVDLLEAWNEVAADRADTSAWWAKLDRLKQDFPLGYVEPTDGLLAPQAIIRRIGELTGPEAVYASGVGQHQMWSAQFIKYERPNAWLNSGGAGTMGYSVPAAMGAKVAQPDRVVWAIDGDGCFQMTNQELATCVINDIPIKVAIINNSSLGMVRQWQTLFYDGRHSFTDLETGHQSRRVPDFVKLADAYGALGIRVESADQVDDAIRLALETNDRPVVIDFVVSRDSMVWPMVPQGVGNSSIQYARDHAPSWDVEDADMTGDPA, from the coding sequence ATGCCCACGGAAGCAACACCGTTGTCCGCGGCCGCCGGCACCCGCCGGTCGCCCGAGACCCTGACCGGTTCGGGAGCCGTCCTCCGGACGCTCGAGCACCTCGGGATCACCGACGTCTTCGGCCTGCCCGGCGGCGCGATCATCCCGTTCTACGACGAGCTCATGGCGTCGACCACGATCCGGCACATCCTCGTCCGGCACGAGCAGGGCGCCGGCCACGCGGCCGAGGGCTACGCGTCGGCGTCCGGCAAGGTCGGCGTCGCCATCGCCACCTCCGGTCCCGGGGCGACGAACCTCGTCACCGCGATCGCCGACGCCTACATGGACTCGGTGCCGTTCATCGCGATCACCGGGCAGGTGTTCTCGACCCTGATGGGCACGGACGCCTTCCAGGAGGCCGACATCGTGGGCATCACGATGCCGATCACGAAGCACTCGTTCCTCGTGACCGACCCCGCCGACATCCCGGCGACCCTGGCCGCCGCGCACCAGATCGCGACGACCGGACGCCCGGGCCCGGTGCTCGTCGACATCACGAAGGACGCGCAGCAGAAGTCCGCGCCGTACGTCTGGCCGCCCAAGGTCGACCTGCCCGGGTACCGCCCGGTCACGAAGGCGCACGGCAAGCAGATCACGGCGGCCGCCCAGCTCCTCGCCGCGGCCGAACGCCCGGTGCTGTACGTCGGCGGCGGTGTGATCCGCTCCGGTGCGACCGCCGAGCTGCTGCGCTTCGCCGAGGCGACGAACACCCCCGTGGTGACGACGCTGATGGCCCGCGGGGCGTTCCCTGACTCGCACCCGCAGCACCTCGGCATGCCCGGCATGCACGGCACCGTGCCCGCGGTGCTCGGCCTGCAGGACAGCGACCTGCTCATCGCCCTCGGCGCCCGCTTCGACGACCGCGTCACCGGCAAGGCGGACGAGTTCGCGCCGGACGCCAAGGTCGTGCACGTCGACATCGACCCGGCGGAGATCTCGAAGATCCGGTTCGCCGACGTCCCGATCGTCGGCGACGCCCGCGAGGTCCTCGTCGACCTGCTCGAGGCCTGGAACGAGGTCGCCGCGGACCGTGCCGACACGAGCGCGTGGTGGGCGAAGCTCGACCGGCTCAAGCAGGACTTCCCGCTCGGCTACGTCGAGCCGACCGACGGGCTGCTCGCCCCGCAGGCGATCATCCGTCGCATCGGCGAGCTGACCGGACCCGAGGCCGTGTACGCCTCGGGCGTCGGGCAGCACCAGATGTGGTCCGCGCAGTTCATCAAGTACGAGCGGCCGAACGCGTGGCTCAACTCGGGCGGCGCGGGCACGATGGGCTACTCCGTCCCGGCGGCGATGGGTGCGAAGGTCGCCCAACCCGACCGCGTGGTGTGGGCGATCGACGGCGACGGCTGCTTCCAGATGACGAACCAGGAGCTCGCGACCTGCGTCATCAACGACATCCCGATCAAGGTCGCGATCATCAACAACTCGTCGCTCGGCATGGTGCGGCAGTGGCAGACGCTGTTCTACGACGGCCGCCACTCGTTCACCGACCTCGAGACCGGCCACCAGTCGCGCCGGGTCCCGGACTTCGTGAAGCTCGCCGACGCCTACGGTGCGCTCGGCATCCGCGTCGAGTCGGCCGACCAGGTCGACGACGCGATCAGGCTGGCGCTCGAGACGAACGACCGCCCGGTCGTCATCGACTTCGTCGTCAGCCGCGACTCGATGGTGTGGCCGATGGTCCCGCAGGGCGTCGGCAACTCCTCGATCCAGTACGCCCGCGACCACGCGCCCAGCTGGGACGTCGAGGACGCCGACATGACCGGAGACCCCGCATGA
- the ilvD gene encoding dihydroxy-acid dehydratase, with amino-acid sequence MPDIDVKPRSRVVTDGIEATTSRGMLRAVGMGDADWDKPQIGIASSWNEITPCNLSLDRLAQGAKEGVHSGGGYPLQFGTISVSDGISMGHEGMHFSLVSREVIADSVETVVNAERLDGTVLLAGCDKSLPGMLMAAARLDLASVFLYAGSVMPGYVKQADGSFKEVTIIDSFEGVGACKAGTMSEAELKEIECAIVPGEGACGGMYTANTMASVAEALGMSLPGSAAPPSADRRRDYYARRSGEAVVNMLRLGLTARQILTKEAFENAIAVAMALGGSTNVVLHLLAIAHEAEVELSLDDFNRIGSKVPHLADMKPFGKYVMVDVDRNGGIPVIMKALLEAGLLHGDVMTVTGKTLAENLAEIDPPELDGEVFRKIDNPIHATGGLTILKGSFAPEGAVVKTAGFDASVFEGPARVFDRERAAMDALTEGRIQKGDVVVIRYEGPKGGPGMREMLAITAAIKGAGLGKDVLLLTDGRFSGGTTGLCIGHIAPEAVDAGPVAFVRDGDRIRVDIAARSLDLLVDDAELEARRAGWAPLPPRYTRGVLAKFAKLVQSAAKGAVTG; translated from the coding sequence ATGCCTGACATCGACGTGAAGCCGCGCAGCCGGGTCGTCACCGACGGGATCGAAGCGACCACCTCGCGTGGCATGCTCCGGGCCGTGGGGATGGGCGACGCCGACTGGGACAAGCCGCAGATCGGGATCGCGTCCTCCTGGAACGAGATCACCCCCTGCAACCTCTCCCTCGACCGCCTCGCCCAGGGCGCGAAGGAGGGCGTGCACTCCGGCGGCGGGTACCCGCTGCAGTTCGGCACCATCTCCGTCTCGGACGGCATCTCGATGGGCCACGAGGGCATGCACTTCTCGCTCGTCTCGCGCGAGGTCATCGCCGACAGCGTCGAGACGGTCGTCAACGCGGAGCGCCTGGACGGCACCGTCCTGCTCGCCGGCTGCGACAAGTCGCTCCCCGGGATGCTCATGGCCGCGGCGCGCCTCGACCTCGCGAGCGTCTTCCTCTACGCGGGCTCGGTCATGCCGGGCTACGTGAAGCAGGCCGACGGCTCGTTCAAGGAGGTCACGATCATCGACTCCTTCGAAGGCGTCGGTGCCTGCAAGGCCGGCACCATGAGCGAGGCCGAGCTCAAGGAGATCGAGTGCGCGATCGTCCCGGGCGAGGGCGCCTGCGGCGGGATGTACACCGCGAACACCATGGCGAGCGTGGCCGAGGCCCTCGGCATGTCGCTCCCGGGGTCGGCTGCCCCGCCGAGCGCCGACCGTCGCCGCGACTACTACGCGCGCCGCTCGGGCGAGGCCGTCGTGAACATGCTCCGCCTCGGTCTCACCGCCCGGCAGATCCTGACGAAGGAGGCGTTCGAGAACGCCATCGCTGTCGCCATGGCACTGGGAGGCTCGACCAACGTCGTGCTGCACCTCCTCGCGATCGCGCACGAGGCCGAGGTCGAGCTGTCCCTCGACGACTTCAACCGCATCGGCTCGAAGGTCCCGCACCTGGCCGACATGAAGCCGTTCGGCAAGTACGTCATGGTCGACGTCGACCGCAACGGCGGCATCCCCGTGATCATGAAGGCGCTGCTCGAGGCCGGCCTGCTGCACGGCGACGTGATGACCGTCACCGGCAAGACCCTCGCCGAGAACCTCGCCGAGATCGACCCGCCGGAGCTCGACGGCGAGGTGTTCCGCAAGATCGACAACCCGATCCACGCCACCGGTGGTCTGACCATCCTCAAGGGGTCGTTCGCGCCCGAGGGTGCCGTCGTGAAGACCGCGGGCTTCGATGCCTCGGTGTTCGAGGGACCCGCACGCGTGTTCGACCGCGAGCGTGCCGCGATGGACGCCCTGACGGAGGGCCGCATCCAGAAGGGCGACGTGGTGGTCATCCGCTACGAGGGCCCCAAGGGCGGCCCGGGCATGCGCGAGATGCTCGCGATCACCGCCGCCATCAAGGGCGCTGGGCTCGGCAAGGATGTACTACTGTTGACGGACGGACGATTCTCAGGCGGCACAACCGGCCTGTGCATCGGCCACATCGCACCGGAGGCCGTGGACGCAGGTCCAGTGGCGTTCGTGCGCGATGGCGACCGCATCCGTGTCGACATCGCGGCTCGCTCGCTCGACCTACTGGTCGACGACGCCGAGCTGGAGGCCCGCCGAGCAGGCTGGGCCCCGCTGCCCCCGCGCTACACCCGCGGAGTCCTCGCGAAGTTCGCGAAGCTCGTCCAGTCCGCCGCCAAGGGCGCGGTCACGGGCTAG
- the otsB gene encoding trehalose-phosphatase produces the protein MPEQTTSGQQADGQQTDGKQSSGPSTDPSALSSALGTLAAAPRLLVALDFDGTLAPFADDPAQVGALPGSWAAVLTLQRARDTEVVLVSGRPLEGLERVSHAPEEMALVGSHGVEWRVDGHAEAALTEDEQARVARVGAALDAVGERFPGVVVEHKPAGHGVHTRRVGADVAAEANAAASRAAHEADPDVLERGGKDIVEFAVRHVTKGDAIERLRELRGADAVFFAGDDVTDEDAFRVLRDGDVGVKVGEGDSVAGHRVADPAALTDVLKQLARLRATR, from the coding sequence GTGCCTGAGCAGACCACCAGCGGTCAGCAGGCCGACGGCCAGCAGACCGACGGCAAGCAGTCGAGCGGCCCCTCCACCGACCCGTCCGCCCTGTCGTCGGCCCTCGGGACGCTCGCGGCCGCGCCGCGCCTCCTCGTCGCGCTCGACTTCGACGGCACCCTCGCACCGTTCGCCGACGACCCCGCCCAGGTCGGGGCGCTGCCCGGTTCGTGGGCGGCCGTGCTCACCCTGCAGCGCGCCCGGGACACCGAGGTCGTGCTCGTCTCGGGCCGCCCGCTCGAGGGGCTCGAACGCGTGTCGCACGCCCCGGAGGAGATGGCGCTCGTCGGCTCGCACGGCGTCGAGTGGCGGGTCGACGGCCACGCCGAGGCCGCGCTCACCGAGGACGAGCAGGCCCGGGTCGCCCGGGTCGGCGCCGCGCTCGACGCGGTGGGAGAGCGCTTCCCCGGGGTCGTCGTCGAGCACAAGCCCGCCGGCCACGGCGTGCACACCCGGCGCGTGGGGGCCGACGTCGCGGCCGAGGCGAACGCCGCCGCGAGCCGCGCGGCGCACGAGGCCGACCCGGACGTGCTCGAGCGCGGCGGCAAGGACATCGTCGAGTTCGCCGTGCGGCACGTCACGAAGGGCGACGCGATCGAGCGGCTCCGCGAGCTCCGTGGCGCCGACGCCGTGTTCTTCGCGGGCGACGACGTGACCGACGAGGACGCCTTCCGGGTGCTCCGCGACGGCGACGTCGGCGTCAAGGTGGGGGAGGGCGACTCGGTCGCCGGCCACCGCGTGGCCGACCCGGCCGCGCTGACCGACGTCCTGAAGCAGCTCGCCCGCCTGCGCGCGACGCGCTGA
- the otsA gene encoding alpha,alpha-trehalose-phosphate synthase (UDP-forming), whose translation MATPTHQDRYAFVVASNRLPVDRVVDEDGNEGWRHSPGGLVTALEPVMRANDGAWVGWVGQPDVEVAPFDNDGIHIVPVPLSASEVEDYYEGFSNDTLWPLYHDVIEHPSYHRDWWNAYKTVNARFAEQIAAIVEQDGIVWVQDYQLQLVPALLRELRPDLTIGFFNHIPFPPVGIYAQLPWRAQILDGLLGADVIGFQRHDDASDFLRAVRHIKGYTTKGSTIDVPVDDPDAPRSRKGITVRHVEARHFPISIDAESFEEIARRPEVQERAREIRAGLGNPKTVLLGVDRLDYTKGIRHRIKAFGELVEDGRIAVEDATLVQVASPSRERVDTYRTLRDEIELSVGRLNGDLGTIGHQPISYLHHGYPREEMVALYLAADIMLVTALRDGMNLVAKEYVASRFDNDGVLILSEFAGAADELKQAVIINPHDIGALKDAIQRAVEMPRRERSTRMRALRKRVRDNDVARWSRSFLEALDRHAPRSARIDPSGAEREVHREAQTDTMSIFDQDAQTARAAEDTREAHGA comes from the coding sequence ATGGCAACACCCACCCACCAGGACCGGTACGCCTTCGTCGTCGCCTCGAACCGTCTGCCCGTCGACCGCGTGGTCGACGAGGACGGCAACGAGGGGTGGCGGCACTCCCCGGGCGGCCTCGTGACCGCCCTCGAGCCGGTGATGCGCGCCAACGACGGCGCCTGGGTGGGATGGGTCGGCCAGCCCGACGTCGAGGTCGCCCCGTTCGACAACGACGGCATCCACATCGTCCCGGTGCCGCTCAGCGCGAGCGAGGTCGAGGACTACTACGAGGGCTTCAGCAACGACACGCTCTGGCCGCTCTACCACGACGTCATCGAGCACCCGAGCTACCACCGCGACTGGTGGAACGCGTACAAGACCGTGAACGCCCGGTTCGCGGAGCAGATCGCGGCGATCGTCGAGCAGGACGGCATCGTCTGGGTGCAGGACTACCAGCTGCAGCTCGTGCCGGCCCTGCTGCGCGAACTCCGTCCCGACCTGACGATCGGCTTCTTCAACCACATCCCGTTCCCGCCGGTCGGCATCTACGCCCAGCTGCCGTGGCGGGCGCAGATCCTCGACGGTCTGCTCGGCGCCGACGTCATCGGCTTCCAGCGCCACGACGACGCGAGCGACTTCCTCCGCGCCGTGCGGCACATCAAGGGCTACACGACCAAGGGCTCGACCATCGACGTGCCGGTCGACGACCCGGATGCGCCCCGCAGCCGCAAGGGCATCACGGTCCGGCACGTCGAGGCGCGCCACTTCCCGATCTCGATCGACGCCGAGAGCTTCGAGGAGATCGCCCGTCGGCCCGAGGTCCAGGAGCGCGCCCGCGAGATCCGTGCCGGTCTCGGCAACCCGAAGACCGTGCTGCTCGGCGTCGACCGGCTCGACTACACCAAGGGCATCCGCCACCGCATCAAGGCCTTCGGTGAGCTCGTCGAGGACGGCCGCATCGCCGTCGAGGACGCCACCCTGGTGCAGGTCGCGAGCCCGAGCCGCGAGCGGGTGGACACGTACCGCACGCTGCGCGACGAGATCGAGCTGAGCGTCGGGCGGCTGAACGGCGACCTCGGCACGATCGGCCACCAGCCGATCTCGTACCTGCACCACGGGTACCCGCGCGAGGAGATGGTCGCCCTGTACCTCGCGGCCGACATCATGCTCGTCACCGCGCTGCGCGACGGCATGAACCTCGTCGCCAAGGAGTACGTCGCGAGCCGGTTCGACAACGACGGCGTGCTCATCCTGTCCGAGTTCGCCGGTGCTGCCGACGAGCTGAAGCAGGCGGTCATCATCAACCCGCACGACATCGGCGCCCTGAAGGACGCCATCCAGCGCGCGGTCGAGATGCCCCGCCGCGAGCGCTCGACGCGGATGCGCGCCCTCCGCAAGCGCGTCCGCGACAACGACGTGGCCCGCTGGTCGCGTTCGTTCCTCGAGGCCCTGGACCGGCACGCGCCCCGTTCCGCGCGCATCGACCCGTCGGGCGCCGAGCGCGAGGTGCACCGCGAGGCGCAGACCGACACGATGTCGATCTTCGACCAGGACGCGCAGACCGCGCGCGCCGCCGAGGACACCCGGGAGGCGCACGGTGCCTGA
- a CDS encoding magnesium transporter CorA family protein — translation MVATRAWRNGRPAERDFPVDEVSDLLGRDDDTFVWVDHTDPGPDDLRHVEEELGIHALALEDALEPGQRPKLDRYRDSLFLVVYDVEGLDAQGDLVTHEVKAFITRRALVTMHGPDVDLGAVDRRLDANVDVCEHGVPWLVWGLLDAVVDHATSTVEDVEARIETLEDDLFEHGDPREQQVQRRSFRLRKALGVLRRQVVPTRDSVASLLHGDAQSIADGIRPYFRDVEDHLVTIADSVEQLRDSVSSVLDTNLNLASNRQNTVMKKVTSWAAIIAIPTAITGFFGQNVSFPGEGHWSGLAASVSLIVATSLVLYRVFKTKDWL, via the coding sequence ATGGTCGCAACACGCGCGTGGCGGAACGGCAGGCCCGCGGAGCGGGACTTCCCGGTGGACGAGGTGTCGGACCTGCTGGGCCGGGACGACGACACCTTCGTGTGGGTGGACCACACCGACCCGGGTCCGGACGACCTGCGGCACGTGGAGGAGGAGCTCGGCATCCACGCCCTGGCCCTCGAGGACGCCCTCGAACCCGGGCAGCGTCCGAAGCTCGACCGGTACCGGGACAGCCTGTTCCTGGTCGTCTACGACGTCGAGGGGCTCGACGCGCAGGGCGACCTCGTCACGCACGAGGTGAAGGCGTTCATCACCCGGCGGGCCCTCGTCACGATGCACGGCCCGGACGTCGACCTCGGCGCGGTCGACCGCCGGCTCGACGCGAACGTCGACGTGTGCGAGCACGGCGTGCCGTGGCTCGTCTGGGGGCTGCTCGACGCGGTCGTCGACCACGCGACGTCGACCGTCGAGGACGTCGAGGCGCGCATCGAGACGCTCGAGGACGACCTCTTCGAGCACGGCGACCCGCGCGAGCAGCAGGTCCAGCGCCGCTCGTTCCGGCTCCGGAAGGCCCTCGGGGTGCTCCGGCGGCAGGTCGTGCCCACGCGGGACAGCGTCGCCTCGTTGCTGCACGGCGACGCCCAGTCGATCGCGGACGGCATCCGCCCGTACTTCCGCGACGTCGAGGACCACCTGGTGACGATCGCCGACTCGGTCGAGCAGCTGCGCGACTCGGTGTCGAGCGTTCTCGACACGAACCTCAACCTGGCGTCGAACCGGCAGAACACGGTCATGAAGAAGGTCACGAGCTGGGCGGCGATCATCGCGATCCCCACCGCGATCACGGGCTTCTTCGGGCAGAACGTGTCGTTCCCCGGCGAGGGGCACTGGAGCGGGCTGGCGGCCTCGGTGTCGCTCATCGTCGCGACGTCGCTCGTGCTCTACCGCGTGTTCAAGACGAAGGACTGGCTCTAG
- a CDS encoding SLC13 family permease — MRQAVIGGVLLAVGAVCVLLGLLPLSELATLADRVVPVLAFVLGLTIVSELAADAGVFDRLADLAARVGGGRTIGLWGAVVVLAVVCTVFLSIDTTAVLLTPIVITLARRVGLPPMPFALTTVWLANTASLLLPVSNLTNLLAVDKIGLDGPIPFAGLMVWAALAGVVVPCAVLLVVFRGKLFGRYTPVAVRRPSDPVFFWSASVVLVALVVALTAGVTVWIAALAAAAALVVVAAFRAPAELRPSRVPWATLVFAAGLFVVVETLHATGLTDPIVQALSGGTDTGSLLLLGGAGGVAANAIDNLPAYLVLEPAAGHEALRYAALLVGVNAGCLITPWASLATLLWHARLSSEGVHLSWGRYMALGCVVAPLTVVAGVLALQL, encoded by the coding sequence GTGCGTCAGGCCGTCATCGGGGGAGTCCTGCTCGCGGTCGGGGCGGTGTGCGTCCTGCTCGGGCTGCTGCCCCTGTCCGAGCTCGCCACCCTGGCCGACCGGGTCGTCCCGGTGCTGGCGTTCGTGCTCGGCCTGACGATCGTGTCCGAGCTCGCGGCCGACGCCGGCGTCTTCGACCGGCTCGCCGACCTGGCCGCCCGGGTCGGTGGCGGCCGCACCATCGGGCTCTGGGGCGCGGTCGTCGTGCTCGCCGTGGTCTGCACGGTGTTCCTGTCCATCGACACCACCGCGGTGCTGCTCACCCCGATCGTGATCACGCTCGCCCGCCGGGTGGGCCTGCCGCCGATGCCCTTCGCGCTGACCACCGTGTGGCTCGCGAACACGGCGTCGCTGCTGCTGCCCGTGTCGAACCTCACGAACCTGCTCGCGGTCGACAAGATCGGGCTCGACGGGCCGATCCCGTTCGCCGGCCTCATGGTGTGGGCGGCGCTCGCGGGCGTCGTCGTGCCGTGCGCCGTGCTCCTCGTCGTGTTCCGCGGCAAGCTGTTCGGCCGGTACACGCCGGTCGCGGTGCGCCGCCCGAGCGACCCGGTGTTCTTCTGGTCGGCGTCGGTCGTGCTCGTCGCCCTGGTCGTCGCGCTCACGGCCGGCGTCACGGTGTGGATCGCGGCCCTCGCCGCCGCGGCCGCCCTCGTCGTCGTCGCGGCGTTCCGCGCCCCCGCGGAGCTCCGTCCGTCCCGGGTGCCGTGGGCGACGCTCGTGTTCGCCGCCGGGCTGTTCGTCGTCGTCGAGACCCTGCACGCCACCGGGCTCACCGACCCGATCGTGCAGGCGCTCTCGGGCGGGACCGACACCGGGTCGCTCCTGCTGCTCGGCGGGGCCGGCGGGGTCGCGGCGAACGCGATCGACAACCTGCCCGCCTACCTCGTGCTCGAGCCGGCCGCCGGGCACGAGGCCCTGCGGTACGCGGCGCTCCTCGTCGGCGTGAACGCCGGGTGCCTCATCACGCCGTGGGCCTCGCTCGCGACGCTGCTCTGGCACGCGCGGCTGTCGAGCGAGGGCGTGCACCTGTCGTGGGGGCGCTACATGGCGCTCGGCTGCGTCGTCGCGCCCCTCACGGTCGTCGCGGGCGTGCTCGCCCTGCAGCTGTAG
- a CDS encoding mechanosensitive ion channel family protein — MDILLRLLVAIGFALLVTAAAALVLHLVLRTIARRERWAAVLSRRTKHPFRTVLLVALLWAAFAATIPHDAEQYPWRDEVSHAFLIATIAVGCWLACEVAIFLEDLGLHRYRVDVPDNRVARRIRTQVLIIRRLTVAVLVIIAVGAILLTFPGVEAAGASVLASAGLISVVAGLAAQSTLGNVFAGMQLAFSGSIRVDDVVVVEQQWGRIEEITLTYVVVHLWDDRRFVLPSTYFTSTPFENWTRTGSELLGAVEFDLDWRISPTEMRTELDRILATSTIWDGRTKVLQVTEAVGGLVRVRILVSAPDAGGLFDLRCYVREEMVEWLQREHPDALPRQRVQVTQGHESVGKRRPRTDEQDASLFREGDERSALFTGPIQTSGIRPDQVPDAPTAHPRPQER; from the coding sequence ATGGACATCCTCCTCCGACTCCTCGTCGCGATCGGGTTCGCCCTGCTCGTCACGGCCGCCGCGGCGCTCGTCCTGCACCTGGTGCTCCGCACGATCGCCCGCCGGGAACGTTGGGCCGCCGTGCTCTCCCGCCGGACGAAGCACCCCTTCCGGACCGTGCTCCTGGTCGCACTCCTCTGGGCGGCGTTCGCGGCGACGATCCCGCACGACGCGGAGCAGTACCCGTGGCGGGACGAGGTCTCGCACGCGTTCCTCATCGCCACGATCGCGGTCGGGTGCTGGCTGGCGTGCGAGGTCGCGATCTTCCTCGAGGACCTCGGCCTGCACCGCTACCGCGTCGACGTGCCCGACAACCGGGTGGCCCGACGCATCCGCACGCAGGTCCTCATCATCCGTCGGCTCACGGTGGCCGTGCTCGTGATCATCGCGGTCGGCGCGATCCTGCTCACCTTCCCGGGCGTCGAGGCGGCCGGCGCGAGCGTGCTCGCCTCGGCCGGGCTCATCTCGGTCGTGGCCGGGCTCGCGGCGCAGTCGACGCTCGGGAACGTGTTCGCCGGCATGCAGCTCGCCTTCTCGGGTTCCATCCGCGTCGACGACGTCGTGGTCGTCGAGCAGCAGTGGGGGCGGATCGAGGAGATCACCCTCACCTACGTGGTGGTGCACCTCTGGGATGACCGTCGCTTCGTCCTGCCGTCGACGTACTTCACGAGCACGCCGTTCGAGAACTGGACGCGCACGGGCAGTGAACTGCTCGGCGCGGTCGAGTTCGACCTGGACTGGCGGATCAGCCCCACCGAGATGCGCACCGAGCTCGACCGCATCCTCGCCACCTCGACGATCTGGGACGGCCGCACGAAGGTCCTGCAGGTCACCGAGGCCGTCGGCGGACTGGTGCGCGTGCGCATCCTCGTCAGCGCCCCGGACGCGGGGGGCCTGTTCGACCTCCGCTGCTACGTGCGCGAGGAGATGGTCGAGTGGCTGCAGCGCGAGCACCCGGACGCCCTGCCGCGCCAGCGCGTGCAGGTGACGCAGGGCCACGAGTCGGTCGGCAAGCGGCGTCCCCGCACCGACGAGCAGGACGCCTCGCTGTTCCGCGAGGGCGACGAGCGCTCCGCGCTCTTCACCGGACCGATCCAGACCTCCGGCATCCGCCCCGACCAGGTGCCGGACGCCCCGACCGCGCACCCGCGCCCGCAGGAGCGCTGA
- a CDS encoding amino acid permease: MTAQNDTGVSKPANDFSHEQEGFQHGLKPRQLQMIAIGGAIGTGLFLGAGGRLHTAGPALAVTYLIAGIFAFFILRALGELVLHRPSSGSFISYAREFYGEKFAYAAGWMYFLNWAMTSIVDTTAVALYLQYWKAFTAAPQWLLALIALVVVLAANMVAVKVFGELEFWFALIKVAALVAFLVIALVWLVFAFPVETGGEAVRTGFSIWQDNGGLIPNGVLPAVLVVQGVVFAYAAIELVGTASGETQDTEKVIPRAINSVVFRIAVFYVGSVVLLSLLLPYTSYKEGVSPFVTFFSSLGNPQVGVVAGSIMNFVVLTAALSSLNAGLYSTGRALHSMGMNGSAPKWTTKMSKGGVPYAGILLTAAFTVAGVALNYFVPSQAFEIALNVASLGIITAWGTIILCQMRLRQWAKQGLAKEPSFKLPGAPVTSWLTLAFLVSVVVLMAIDWPVGTYTIASLVVIIPLLVVGWFLQRDRILRIAALREGVTGPYPITGRDPANQVRRDGRSGKD; the protein is encoded by the coding sequence ATGACAGCGCAGAACGACACGGGTGTCTCGAAGCCCGCGAACGACTTCTCGCACGAGCAGGAGGGCTTCCAGCACGGTCTGAAGCCCCGGCAACTGCAGATGATCGCGATCGGCGGGGCCATCGGCACCGGACTCTTCCTCGGCGCGGGCGGCCGCCTGCACACCGCCGGACCGGCGTTGGCGGTGACGTACCTGATCGCGGGCATCTTCGCCTTCTTCATCCTGCGGGCGCTCGGCGAGCTCGTGCTGCACCGCCCGTCCTCGGGGTCGTTCATCTCCTACGCCCGCGAGTTCTACGGCGAGAAGTTCGCGTACGCCGCCGGGTGGATGTACTTCCTCAACTGGGCGATGACCTCGATCGTGGACACCACGGCGGTCGCGCTCTACCTGCAGTACTGGAAGGCGTTCACCGCCGCGCCGCAGTGGCTCCTCGCGCTCATCGCGCTCGTGGTGGTCCTCGCCGCGAACATGGTCGCCGTCAAGGTCTTCGGTGAACTCGAGTTCTGGTTCGCCCTCATCAAGGTCGCGGCGCTCGTCGCCTTCCTCGTCATCGCGCTCGTGTGGCTCGTCTTCGCCTTCCCGGTGGAGACCGGCGGCGAGGCGGTCCGCACCGGCTTCTCGATCTGGCAGGACAACGGCGGCCTCATCCCGAACGGCGTGCTGCCCGCCGTGCTCGTCGTGCAGGGCGTCGTGTTCGCCTACGCCGCGATCGAGCTCGTCGGCACGGCCTCCGGCGAGACGCAGGACACCGAGAAGGTCATCCCGCGCGCCATCAACTCGGTCGTCTTCCGCATCGCGGTCTTCTACGTCGGCTCGGTCGTGCTGCTGTCGCTGCTGCTGCCGTACACGTCGTACAAGGAGGGCGTGAGCCCCTTCGTGACGTTCTTCTCGTCGCTCGGCAACCCGCAGGTCGGGGTGGTCGCCGGCTCCATCATGAACTTCGTGGTGCTCACCGCGGCGCTGTCGTCGCTCAACGCCGGCCTGTACTCGACCGGCCGCGCGCTGCACTCGATGGGCATGAACGGTTCCGCGCCGAAGTGGACCACGAAGATGTCGAAGGGCGGCGTCCCCTACGCCGGCATCCTGCTCACCGCCGCGTTCACCGTCGCGGGTGTCGCGCTCAACTACTTCGTCCCGTCGCAGGCGTTCGAGATCGCGCTCAACGTCGCGAGCCTCGGGATCATCACCGCGTGGGGCACGATCATCCTCTGCCAGATGCGCCTGCGGCAGTGGGCGAAGCAGGGCCTGGCGAAGGAACCGAGCTTCAAGCTGCCCGGTGCCCCGGTGACGTCGTGGCTGACGCTCGCGTTCCTCGTGTCCGTCGTCGTGCTCATGGCGATCGACTGGCCGGTGGGCACCTACACGATCGCCTCGCTCGTCGTCATCATCCCGCTGCTCGTCGTCGGCTGGTTCCTGCAGCGCGACCGGATCCTGCGCATCGCCGCCCTGCGTGAGGGTGTCACCGGGCCGTACCCGATCACCGGTCGGGACCCCGCGAACCAGGTCCGACGCGACGGACGGTCCGGCAAGGACTGA